A genomic window from Camelina sativa cultivar DH55 chromosome 2, Cs, whole genome shotgun sequence includes:
- the LOC104724208 gene encoding protein KINKY POLLEN isoform X2 yields MVAFFVMFIFTIAVIVALLWAFFKSLPWILQHTAGITLSFQFDRWNCLKDVSLHFKKGSIESVFVGEFKANLSQSLVELCATAFIHDPKVIFSIFDLKIVTRPSNSSKGPRKSKTRKPRSGGKGKLMLFANIGRFFSVSMTNTVVQTPKATAEIKELELDISKDRGSGNFFIKLYLLPIFVQIGEPHVISTHSPEMNSDISLNRQTSSQTAEGSVSSSSSLHCEKLSLSCEFGHNRQSSPSIKNVEVDLADAVLNLNEKLLLKKKSSTSAASTGEVIQSSSGHTTSEKPPKQPINVLVAKHASKFPEKVLFDFSKLEIRFVHQEHGFSVANSLTGLQLRSAKTQSGEDGREETCLDFVMELRKMHLFRESEVSVLEMTKFGVFSKVYCPIQESFPLRAEVEIKLESILCNIIMTRFEPLLRLHFSKKKKMVLKEETPNIVKSETTGRKAVAVVWKCATSAPDVTVVLYNPGGSPIYQCGLDSFQVTADNMSTRGTVVQMELNELNLCMVDEHQGCLKESLFGLESTPGSLVNIRKVRSEMGKKPEVVDGKQTLVVDVSEVSLLFSFRSFEALVVNAMSIQAVIKSLTGASTKNRQEKVVHRSKPSGRGTQLLKLNVERFSLNFAGDSSLENTVIDDPKRVNYGSQGGRVIISVSADGTPRTATVFSTLSKEHEKLKYIISFELLKFSFTLNKEIQSTQVELEKAKSIYQEFLEEPHQVSRVTLCDIQNAKFVRHIGGAKEVSICSLFSASNIAVRWEPDVHISMVELGLRLKSLILTQKLKQQGNGNPEDASTVTGDRQKEEPTTTSNSVDKKKKKESIFAVDVEMLSITAEAGDGVEAEVQIQSIFSENVGIGVLLEGFMLGFCGCRIVKSSRVQISRIPSMPSTSSNTATATGTPWDWLVQGVDIHICMPFRLQLRAIDDAVEEMLRALKIVTNAKTKLILPKKKESSTAKEPGSKKFGRVRFGIRKLIFDIEEEPLQGWLDEHYHLMRKEAYELAIRSKFLDELISSGNQVPKTGGDESDSTEKKFSFEGEEIDTQDPSIIQMMNEKLCKQSFSSYYKSCQSLRSSDGSGACKEGFQAGFKMSTSRTSLLSVSVTDLDLSLTAISGGEAGMIEIVKKLDPISEEKDIPFSRLYGSNLRLNTGTLAVQIRNYTFPLLSTALGKCEGLLVLAQQATAFQPQVIHDVYIGRWRKVQMLRSASGTTPAMKTYLDLPVKFQKGEVSFGIGYEPVLADISYAFTVAMRRANLSLKGPGLIQPPKKEKSLPWWDEMRNYIHGNITLSFSETKWIVLATPDPYEKLDKLQMTCASVEIQQSDGRVHFSAEEIKIFFSSFEGLARHYPNPPVCPLSYPFLEVPRFSVEVRMDWECESGSPLNHYLFALPIEGKARDKIYDPFRSTSLSLRWDFTLRPKPSVSAVDQTVEVGSKCKPEKSSFSPPTINIGAHDLAWLIRFWNMNYLPPYKLRTFSRWPRFGVPRIPRSGNLSLDRVMTEYMLRLDVTPICIKHMTLDSNNPAKGLTFDMTKLKYEICFSRGNQEFTFDCKRETLDPVYQGIDLHLPKAFLRGDQHCSKPVQMSRTSSQSGSTDRVTSDDGNSIEKHPDDGFLFSSDYFTIRRQAPKADPERLMVWKEEGKIYREKVDAGTTTERRNEPEEDSHSDPSDDDGYNVVIADNCQRIFVYGLKLLWNIENRDAVLSFAGGLSKAFQAPKPSPSRQYAQRKLLEGSQKHSESEVPQDDPAKQPSTGDGNITSQSKEPVEVHSPSSEPIKTENFASFPLGATKTGNSNGSEEEGTRHFMVNVVEPQFNLHSEDINGRFLLAAASGRVLARSFHQVVHVAYEMIEKAAQNENDQNPPENGTDMTWTRMEVSMMLEHVQAHVAPTDVDPGAGVQWLPKIRKRSPKAKRTGALLERVFMPCDMYFQYTRHKGVTPDLKVKPLKELTFNSRNITASMTSRQFQVMSDVLSNLLLARLPKAHNDSLKLSGEEDDEVEEEIDEVVPDGIEEVELAKIELEKKERDRMSLLDDIRKLTQSESNSGNINLEKESDFWMITGGRPVLVEGLRKAYTSVQQSRKTAYTALRTSVKNTAELRLLEKDKNKRPSSAMRISLQISKVIWSMVLDGKTFAEVEIDNMIYDFNRDYRDIGIPQFTTRYVVLRNCLPNAKCDTVLSAWNPPPEWGKKVMLQVDARQGIPKDGQAPYELFQVEIYPLKIHLTETMYTMMWEYIFPGEEQHSQRREEVWKVSTTSGSKRVRKGSFAEAAALLSTSDLSQGSKNQNLKSSSIRGSGRELRRTSSFDRSWEETVAESVATELVLSNMKDSKTSKAGRSVHEEKKGEKSLEDKKSRPQKIMQFQTIKISQVELLITYEGSRFVVNDMKLLMDTFHRVEFSGTWRRLFSRVKKHIIWGVLKSVTGMQMKKFKDKTHVSKEEIGLRDKDESGRSDQDSGAWEKRPGENAGDGFVTSIRGIFNTQRRKAKKFVLRTMRGEEEDNFPGEWSDNESDFSPFARQLTITKAKKLIRRHSKKFQNQNTTKGSKMAQQLSPTLSPSKEDDDHYDSDSSSGSSAYEEFLDQNQI; encoded by the exons ATGGTAGCTTTCTTCGTCATGTTTATCTTCACGATCGCCGTGATCGTCGCACTCCTTTGGGCTTTCTTCAA GTCACTGCCTTGGATTCTCCAGCATACTGCTGGAATAACTCTAAGTTTTCAGTTTGATAGATGGAATTGCTTGAAGGatgtttcattgcatttcaAGAAG GGTTCTATCGAATCTGTCTTCGTTGGAGAATTTAAGGCCAATCTAAGTCAATCTCTGGTTGAACTTTGTGCCACGGCTTTTATCCATGATCCTAAAGTAATATTCTCTATATTTGACCTGAAAATAGTAACTAGACCCTCCAACTCAAGTAAAGGTCCTCGCAAATCAAAGACTCGGAAACCGCGTTCTGGTGGCAAAGGAAAGTTGATGCTATTCGCTAATATTGGCAGATTCTTTTCAGTCTCCATGACAAATACGGTTGTGCAG ACACCTAAAGCTACAGCAGAAATCAAGGAGTTGGAGCTCGATATATCTAAGGACAGAGGGTCAGGGAATTTTTTCATCAAACTGTACCTATTGCCGATATTTGTACAGATTGGCGAACCACATGTTATTTCCACTCATTCACCTGAGATGAACAGTGACATTAGCCTCAATAGGCAGACATCTTCCCAAACCGCAGAgggctctgtttcttcttcttcttctttgcattGTGAAAAGCTCTCCCTCTCCTGCGAATTTGGTCATAATAG ACAATCTAGTCCAAGTATAAAAAATGTGGAAGTAGACCTAGCTGATGCTGTTCTTAACCTTAACGAGAAGCtgctgttgaaaaaaaaatcctcgACAAGTGCTGCTTCCACAGGTGAAGTGATTCAATCAAGTTCTGGTCACACCACTTCAGAGAAGCCTCCAAAACAACCAATAAACGTTTTGGTTGCAAAGCATGCTTCAAAATTCCCTGAGAAG gttttatttgatttttcgaagcttgaaatcagatttGTGCATCAAGAACATGGTTTTTCGGTCGCGAACAGCTTAACAGGCTTACAGTTGAGAAGTGCCAAAACTCAATCTGGCGAAGATGGCAGGGAAGAAACATGTCTTGATTTTGTCATGGAACTCCGGAAGATGCAT CTTTTCAGAGAATCTGAAGTTTCTGTCTTGGAGATGACGAAATTTGGAGTTTTCTCCAAGGTGTATTGTCCAATACAG GAATCTTTCCCTCTTAGAGCTGAGGTTGAGATTAAGCTGGAAAGTATACTGTGCAACATTATAATGACGAGATTTGAGCCGCTGTTGCGTTTGCACttctctaaaaagaaaaagatggttcTCAAAGAGGAAACACCTAACATCGTCAAATCAGAAACTACTGGTCGTAAGGCTGTGGCTGTGGTATGGAAATGCGCCACCTCAGCCCCTGATGTGACGGTGGTGCTTTACAATCCTGGCGGTTCTCCTATATACCAA TGCGGCTTAGATTCATTTCAGGTCACCGCAGATAATATGTCAACTAGGGGAACAGTTGTACAGATGGAGCTAAATGAACTGAATTTATGCATGGTAGATGAACACCAGGGATGTTTGAAAGAAAGCCTCTTTGGTTTAGAGTCAACCCCAGGTTCGTTAGTCAATATAAGAAAGGTCAGATCGGAAATGGGCAAGAAACCTGAGGTTGTTGATGGTAAACAAACATTGGTGGTTGACGTATCAGAAGTCAGCCTGTTATTTTCTTTCAGAAGTTTTGAAGCACTTGTAGTAAACGCAATGTCAATTCAGGCTGTCATCAAAAGTTTAACTGGTGCTAGTACTAAGAACAGACAGGAAAAAGTGGTACATAGATCGAAGCCATCGGGCAGAGGGACTCAACTCTTGAAGCTCAATGTTGAACGTTTCTCTTTGAATTTCGCTGGAGATTCAAGCCTGGAAAATACAGTCATTGATGATCCTAAACGTGTCAATTATGGATCACAAGGTGGAAGAGTAATAATTAGTGTCTCAGCTGATGGCACACCTCGAACGGCCACTGTTTTCTCTACTTTGTCCAAGGAACATGAGAAGTTGAAGTACATAATTTCGTTTGAGTTACTCAAATTCAGCTTTACTCTGAACAAGGAGATTCAGTCTACACAGGTAGAACTTGAAAAAGCAAAGTCGATCTACCAGGAATTTTTGGAGGAACCTCACCAAGTTTCCAGAGTGACACTTTGTGACATCCAAAACGCTAAGTTTGTACGTCATATAGGTGGTGCTAAGGAAGTTTCAATCTGTTCTCTCTTCAGTGCCTCTAATATTGCCGTCAGATGGGAGCCTGATGTGCACATTTCAATGGTCGAGCTCGGTCTGCGTTTGAAGTCCTTGATCTTAACTCAGAAACTTAAGCAACAAGGGAACGGAAACCCAGAAGATGCTTCCACTGTAACCGGTGATAGACAGAAGGAAGAACCAACTACAACCTCGAATTCTgttgataagaaaaagaagaaggaatctaTATTTGCTGTTGATGTAGAAATGTTAAGCATAACTGCGGAGGCTGGAGATGGGGTGGAGGCTGAGGTGCAGATTCAGTCAATCTTCTCAGAGAATGTGGGTATTGGAGTACTGCTGGAAGGATTTATGCTTGGTTTCTGTGGATGTAGAATAGTCAAAAGTAGTCGGGTACAGATATCACGAATACCTAGCATGCCTTCCACTTCATCCAATACGGCAACAGCAACAGGAACCCCATGGGATTGGTTAGTTCAAGGAGttgatatacatatatgcatgcCCTTCAGGCTTCAGCTCCGTGCTATTGATGATGCCGTTGAAGAAATGCTGAGGGCTTTGAAGATTGTAACCAACGCCAAAACCAAACTCATTTTGcctaaaaaaaaggaaagctcAACAGCTAAAGAACCTGGGTCGAAAAAATTTGGACGTGTAAGATTTGGCATTCGcaaattaatatttgatattgaGGAAGAACCTCTCCAGGGTTGGCTTGATGAGCATTATCATCTTATGAGGAAAGAAGCATATGAGTTAGCCATAAGGTCGAAATTTCTTGATGAATTAATTTCCAGTGGAAACCAGGTTCCAAAAACTGGGGGAGATGAGTCAGACAGTACTGAGAAGAAATTTTCTTTCGAAGGAGAAGAAATTGACACGCAAGATCCTTCCATTATACAGATGATGAATGAAAAATTATGTAAACAATCGTTCAGTTCATACTACAAGTCCTGTCAAAGTCTAAGATCATCAGATGGTTCAGGTGCCTGTAAAGAAGGATTTCAGGCTGGTTTTAAGATGAGCACTTCTAGGACATCTCTACTTTCTGTTTCTGTTACTGATTTGGATCTTAGTCTCACAGCTATTAGTGGTGGTGAAGCCGGGATGATAGAAATCGTTAAGAAGCTTGATCCTATTAGTGAAGAAAAAGACATACCTTTTTCACGGCTTTATGGAAGCAATCTTCGGTTAAACACTGGAACTCTTGCTGTTCAAATAAGAAACTACACATTTCCTCTTCTCTCAACAGCTTTGGGTAAATGCGAAGGCCTTCTTGTGTTGGCTCAGCAG GCAACAGCTTTTCAGCCCCAAGTAATCCATGACGTATACATCGGAAGATGGCGAAAGGTGCAGATGCTCCGTTCAGCCAGTGGAACAACACCCGCAATGAAAACATACCTGGATTTGCCTGTAAAATTTCAGAAGGGAGAGGTCTCCTTTGGAATTGGATATGAACCAGTACTTGCTGACATTAGTTATGCCTTCACTGTGGCTATGCGTAGGGCTAATCTCAGTCTCAAGGGTCCTGGTCTTATTCAGCCTcccaaaaaggagaaaagtttACCATGGTGGGATGAAATGAGAAATTACATCCATGGTAATATAACCTTGTCCTTTTCTGAGACAAAGTGGATTGTTCTTGCTACTCCAGACCCCTATGAAAAGCTTGACAAGCTCCAGATGACCTGTGCCTCCGTGGAAATCCAGCAATCAGATGGTCGCGTGCACTTCTCTGCtgaggaaataaaaatattctttagCAGTTTTGAAGGTTTGGCTAGACATTATCCGAACCCTCCGGTTTGTCCATTAAGCTACCCTTTCCTTGAGGTTCCACGTTTCAGTGTTGAAGTCCGGATGGATTGGGAGTGCGAGTCTGGAAGTCCACTGAATCATTATCTGTTTGCCTTGCCTATTGAAGGAAAGGCTCGTGATAAAATTTATGATCCTTTCAGGTCTACTTCTCTCTCACTGCGCTGGGATTTCACTTTAAGACCTAAGCCATCAGTATCTGCAGTTGATCAAACAGTTGAAGTCGGATCCAAGTGTAAGCCTGAGAAATCTTCGTTTTCCCCACCCACAATAAACATTGGTGCTCATGATTTGGCATGGTTGATCAGATTCTGGAACATGAATTATCTTCCTCCTTACAAACTTCGCACATTTTCCCGGTGGCCTCGCTTCGGAGTTCCAAGAATCCCGAGATCAGGGAATTTGTCCCTAGACAGAGTGATGACAGAATATATGCTCCGCTTAGATGTTACACCTATATGTATCAAGCATATGACTCTGGATTCTAATAATCCTGCCAAAGGCTTGACATTTGATATGACCAAGCTGAAATATGAAATATGCTTCAGTCGTGGTAACCAGGAGTTTACATTTGACTGCAAGCGTGAGACTCTTGATCCAGTGTACCAGGGGATAGACCTCCATCTGCCTAAAGCGTTTTTAAGAGGGGATCAGCATTGTTCAAAGCCAGTTCAGATGAGTCGAACAAGTTCACAATCTGGATCAACTGATAGAGTTACTTCTGATGATGGGAATTCTATCGAGAAGCATCCTGACgatgggtttttgttttcatctgaTTATTTCACAATCAGGAGGCAGGCCCCTAAGGCTGACCCTGAAAGACTGATGGTatggaaagaagaaggaaaaatttATCGTGAAAAAGTAGATGCAGGAACTACAACTGAAAGACGAAATGAACCTGAGGAGGATTCACATTCAGATCCGAGCGATGATGATGGATACAATGTCGTGATAGCGGACAATTGTCAGCGTATTTTTGTTTATGGACTCAAACTATTGTGGAACATAGAAAACAGAGATgctgttttgtcttttgctGGTGGACTTTCCAAAGCATTTCAAGCCCCCAAGCCTTCCCCTTCACGTCAGTATGCTCAGAGAAAGTTACTCGAGGGCAGCCAGAAGCATTCTGAATCAGAAGTTCCTCAAGATGACCCAGCTAAACAGCCTTCCACGGGAGATGGAAATATCACTTCCCAATCTAAGGAGCCTGTGGAAGTTCATTCACCTTCATCAGAACCAATTAAAACAGAGAACTTTGCATCTTTCCCACTTG GAGCCACAAAAACTGGCAATTCAAACggttcagaggaagaaggaactCGGCATTTTATGGTGAACGTTGTTGAGCCACAATTCAATCTCCATTCAGAAGACATAAAT GGTAGGTTTTTGCTCGCTGCTGCCAGTGGCCGTGTTTTAGCACGATCATTTCATCAAGTGGTTCATGTTGCTTATGAGATGATTGAGAAGGCAGCCCAAAATGAAAATGATCAGAATCCTCCTGAAAATGGCACTGACATGACATGGACACGCATGGAAGTGTCCATGATGTTGGAGCATGTTCAAGCTCATGTGGCACCGACAGATGTCGATCCAGGAGCTGGGGTGCAATGGCTCCCAAAGATTAGAAAAAGGTCCCCAAAGGCAAAGCGTACTGGCGCACTGCTTGAAAGGGTTTTTATGCCGTGCGATATGTACTTTCAATACACCAGGCACAAAGGTGTGACTCCCGACCTGAAG GTGAAGCCACTGAAAGAGCTTACTTTCAATTCTCGTAATATTACAGCATCGATGACATCACGTCAGTTTCAAGTTATGTCGGATGTTTTGTCCAATCTTCTGCTTGCAAGGTTACCAAA GGCTCATAACGACAGTTTAAAACTttctggtgaagaagatgatgaagttgaagaggAAATTGATGAAGTAGTTCCTGATGGCATTGAGGAGGTGGAACTTGCGAAAATTGAacttgaaaagaaagagagggatAGGATGTCGCTTCTTGATGACATCAGAAAATTGACGCAGAGCGAAAGTAACTCAGGAAACATAAATCTCGAAAAGGAAAGCGATTTCTGGATGATCACTGGTGGGAGGCCAGTATTG GTGGAGGGACTGAGGAAAGCGTATACCAGTGTGCAACAATCTAGGAAGACAGCATATACAGCACTGCGGACTTCTGTGAAGAATACTGCAGAGTTACGGTTGTTGGAAAAAGATAAGAACAAGAGACCATCCTCTGCCATGCGCATTTCCTTACAAATCAGCAAAGTCATCTGGTCTATGGTTTTAGATGGAAAAACATTCGCTGAGGTTGAAATAGACAATATG ATTTATGATTTTAACCGGGACTACAGAGATATTGGGATTCCCCAATTCACAACGAGATATGTTGTCCTGCGGAACTGTCTGCCTAATGCCAAGTGTGATACTGTTCTATCAGCTTGGAACCCTCCTCCGGAATGGGGCAA GAAAGTGATGTTACAGGTAGATGCAAGGCAAGGAATCCCAAAAGACGGACAGGCTCCTTATGAACTGTTCCAG GTCGAAATCTATCCTCTAAAAATCCATTTGACAGAAACAATGTACACAATGATGTGGGAGTATATCTTTCCAGGAGAGGAGCAACATTCACAGAGAAGGGAG GAAGTTTGGAAAGTGTCAACGACCTCAGGTTCAAAGCGAGTCAGGAAGGGTTCATTTGCTGAAGCGGCAGCATTGCTCTCTACGTCTGATCTAAGCCAG GGGTCAAAGAATCAAAACCTAAAGTCAAGCTCGATTCGTGGTTCAGGGAGAGAACTGAGAAGAACATCCTCTTTTGACAGATCATGGGAGGAGACTGTGGCAGAATCTGTAGCTACTGAGCTTGTTCTATCCAATATGAAGGATTCGAAAACTTCCAAGGCTGGCCGTTCAGTTCATGAAGAAAAGAAGGGGGAAAAGTCATTGGAAGACAAGAAATCTAGGCCCCAAAAGATAATGCAATTCCAAACCATCAAGATTAGTCAG GTGGAATTGTTGATCACTTACGAAGGCTCAAGATTTGTAGTGAACGATATGAAGCTGTTGATGGACACATTTCATCGTGTTGAATTCAGCGGCACATGGAGGAGACTCTTCTCGCGAGTAAAGAAGCACATTATATGGGGAGTGCTCAAGTCGGTAACCGGAATGCAA ATGAAGAAATTCAAAGACAAAACCCATGTTTCAAAAGAGGAGATTGGTTTAAGAGACAAAGACGAGTCTGGGAGATCAGATCAGGATTCAGGGGCATGGGAGAAGCGCCCTGGCGAAAATGCAGGTGACGGATTTGTCACATCTATTAGAGGTATTTTCAATACGCAAAGGCGAAAGGCCAAGAAATTTGTGCTTCGGACAATgagaggtgaagaagaagacaacttCCCAGGGGAATGGAGTGACAACGAATCAGACTTCTCCCCCTTTGCAAGACAATTGACGATTACTAAAGCTAAGAAACTCATCAGGCGTCACTCTAAGAagttccaaaatcaaaacactaCTAAAG GTTCTAAGATGGCTCAACAACTCTCGCCTACTCTGTCTCCTTCTAAGGAAGACGATGACCATTACGATAGTGACTCTTCCAGTGGATCGTCTGCTTACGAAGAATTTCTTGACCAGAATCAGATTTAA